In Armatimonadota bacterium, the genomic stretch GAAGCTCTGGGAGTTCCATTCTTCGAGTGAAGCCATCCACCAGTTATGCCCGCCGCTCACCAAAGTGAAGCTCACCGGAGAACTGAAGGTGATCAACGGGGCAAAACTCCAAGTCACGAGCTGGATACTTGGCGTGCTCCGCCAAGAATGGGCTGTCGAGCTTTCCAACGTCAATCCGCCAACCGGATTCACCGACCGCGCGAGCAAGTCCCCGTTTAAACAGTGGAGCCACAATCACATCTTTGCAGGCGATGACAACGGTTCTACACTCCGCGACGAACTTTTCTTTACCGCCCATGGAGGCACAATTGGTCGACTTGTCTCAATTGTGGTCCTGACAATCCTGTTCAAATACCGTCACAGCCGCACAAAAGCTCTCGTGAAGCGGTAAACCGCACAAGTGCGTCAGAAACAGGTGCGTTGGCTTCTTTTCGCGATCCTCACCTGGGTCGCCACACTCGGCTTGGCCCAAGCCCCCACGCCGGGTCGCGAACTTCCGCTGGTTCAACCCCACCGTCGTGCCCTGATCATCGGAGCCGCCGATTATCAACATCTTTCAAAGCTCAACTATCCAGGGTCAGACGCCAGACGTTTCCGCGAAGAACTGATCTCCAGCTACCGATTCACTCCTGATTCGATCCAACTCATTTCTAACGAGCCCGAAGCGAACGCCAAACCAACGTCTGAGGGCATTCGCGACTCTCTCGAAAAGCTCCTCAAAGACCCCACTCTGAACAAGGGGGACCTCTTCATCCTGTTTTTCAGCGGGCACGGTATGGGAACCCCAAAAGGCGACTACCTCTGCCCGGTCGATGCAACGGCCGCCAATATCGAGCAAACCGGTGTTCCGGTTCAGGAGATCGTGGGCAAGTTTGTCAGCGCCGGACTCCGAAATGTCCTCGTCATCACCGACGCCTGCCGCGCGGGTGACAAAAATGACTTCGGGACAGAGCTTATCGAGCTCGGCAAGAAGAGCAATATCGCCATCCTCCTCGGCTGCGAACCCGGAACCAAATCTTACGAGTCTCCCAAACTCAAAAGCGGAGTCTTTACGCACTTCCTCATCCGCGCCCTGGAAAACAAAACCCTTCGCAGCTCAATGGGCTCGCTTTGGGCAAGTTCCGTAGCCACGAGCGTCGCAAAAAACGCCTTCGGCTACACCCAACCCGATTACGGCAACAGCGCCCAAAAACCCACCGCCTGGACCGACGAATCCAAAGACATCCTCCTCGGTGCCTTTCCCAGCGAAATCACGACCAGGTTCAGCCTGAAGGCGATAGAAGAAGAAGCCGGCAAATCCGACCCCGCAAGATACAGCGACGCTCTCCTCGAGCACGCAACCAACTTCGCCGCCGCCGGAAACTACGAACAAGCCATCCCCGCCCTCAAGGTCGTCGAGTCCATTTCCCCCGACAACCTCAGCGCAAAGTTTCTCCTCGCGTGCTCCCTCCTCGGTACCGGACGCTACGGCGAATCCGAACGCCTCTACCGTGAAATTCGAATCGCAGGGAATGAAACTTATTCCCCCCTCGCCACTCTGTGGACCCCAAGCCGTTCCGTTGCTCCTCTCGATCGAGTTGAAGCCGCCCAACAACTTGTACGCACCTATGCCCCCTCCGAGGACATTCTGGTCACCGTCTGGGGCTCAATGCGGGCATATGCAAGCGGATCCGAAGTGACCAATTTTTGCCGATCCATCCTACCCAGTACCGACCCAAACAGCATGATTCACTTCATCCTTAAGGCCGATCTCGCCATCGGTGAGGGAAAAGTGGATGAGGCCATCTTGGCCTACCAAACCGCTGACCTCTGCCCGCCAACCACGTACGTTAATCGCTATCTGGTCAGGATTCTGCACTCGCGTCTACTCGGTGACCTCGATCGTTACGACGCCCTAATATCTCTCCTCAAAGAGCCCTTCGACGCCGGACCGCACCAAGCTACTTGGCTCGCCTCATCCGCCTGGGGTCTTCGCCGGGCTGGAGATATCAAAGGCTCCGTCGAAACCGCCCAACGAGCCGCTAAAACCAAGGGTCTGCTAGGAGACGCCGCCTGCCTGAGCGTCCAAATGGCAGGCGTCGAAGCCGGATCACTTGCCGCCGACCTCGCCCTACGCCTCAAAGAATCCCCCTTCGACTGGAAACTCCGCTACGCCGCCCTCTTCTCCGAGGCAATGCAAAAGCAGGATCCTAATCTGGTCGCAAACGCTTTCACTGAAGTTCAAAAATACTGCGACGACCCCGTCAACCTCCTGCTCCAAGTCTACGAACTCAACGATGCGATCTTCGAAGACGCCATCGAAAACCATGGCGCAGAAACTTCTGTACGAAGTGACTTCGACAACAGCATCTACAAGCAATGGATCGGCCTGATCGATAAATTTGGCACCAGTGAATCCCTCTGGAACAAGCTCGGGATTACCGCCCTTCGCCTCGGCGAAGGGCCACGAATCTTTAACCTGATGCAAACCCTCACCGGCGAATCCGCTGTTAAAGGCCGCCTTGGAAACCTCTACTACCAAACTCGCTACCTCCTCGCCAACGCCGCCGAAGACATCGACGCTATGCGCCAATGCGTCCTCGCCGCCGGAGTCATGGAATCCGACCGCATCGACATGAAGTGGTCCTTCGCCGCCCATCTGACGATGGTCGGTCAATACAAGGAAGCCGCCGAACTCACCAAGGGCCTTCCCGGGGGTTCCTTCATGATCGGTCCCATGCGCGAGGTCGTCCTCGCCGGGTCAAAGTTCAAAAGTGGCGATAAAAACGCCTTCGAGGCGATCCTGAAAACCGAAGTCGAACACGAAGTCCAAGCCGTAGCCAAGCAAATTGCCGCCGTGATTCTCGCACAAAACGGTCGCGCCAAAGAAGTCGAAAAAATCCTCGCCGAAGCCAACCCCAACGGAAAAGTCACCAACCAATCCGCCTCCATCCACTGTGTCGCCGAGTACGCCAAGCTGCTCCAGAAGGAAAAACGCACAAAGGAGCAGGACGACCTCGCCTACCGAAGCTCTACCGCCAATATCGGCAACCCCATCCTCGCCGCAATCCCATTCTCAACTCCCGTTACGGTCCCGGCTGAGCTAGACCTCATCTGGGTTGGCGAAGACTTCGCCGACGAAAAGAACCCTACCCACACTCTTCAAATCGATGGTTTCGGTGCCGGATCAGCCACCCTAAAGCTCACTTCCAAGCCGGACGACACCGTCACCGGAACCCTGCAAATCGACAAAGGCGAAACCTATACGATCACTGGCAAAGTTGACCCCCTCGGCAACCTCCGGGCAAGCGCGACCACCGGCGGCCAATCCGCACAGCTCCTAGCCAAACTCCTCCCCGCCGCCCGCATCAAAGACCAAGCCCTAGTCCTCCGCCTCCCCAACCACAAACAATTTCAACTGGTGATCAAGCAGAAGTCGCAGTGAGGATGCTTGATGCCACGGGATTCTCATCGCCTAGGCTAAAGCTTCGTGGCATCGTCCAGGACGCCGAGAACCGAAAATCGACTCAAAACCCAGGAACCGAACCCAGCTTCCAAAGCTCCAACCCAACTACCATCACGGCAACCGCTAAAACGAACCATTTGAACCCCGCCCGCAGCCCCGCACTATCCACCCGCTCCCGAAGCACGGAGCCAACAACCATCCCAGAAGCCGCGCAAGCCGTCACCCCACCTAGGAAAGCCCAAGGCAACTGCGGATGGTTCAAAAACTCCGCTACAAAACCAAGAAAAGTAATCATCACCACCGCGGTCAACGAAGTCCCCACCGCCTTCTTCATATCAATGCCAAAGAAAACCGCCAGAATCGGAACGATCATAAACCCGCCCCCGATCCCAAACAGCCCCGAAATTACCCCGACTCCAAGACCCAAAACAGTTCCTGTCCAGGGATGGGAGTCCTCATGCGACTTCACTCGGTTCGAGAAGAACATCGAAACCGACGCCCCCACCAAGATCAGCGCAAACCCAAACATCAATGCGCTCGATTTCGGTAAACCTAGCAGGGTTGCTGGAAGTTGCGGAACCAACAGCTTCCGAGTCGCAAATGTCGAAAGTGCCGTCGGTACTCCGAACTGCACCGCCCGAGCCAAGTCCACCTGCCCCTGCTTCCGGGCAATCCAAGCCCCAGTCCCGCTGACAAGGAGGCTAATTGGGAGTGCATAGCCCGTTGCCGCTCCAGATTCGATGCCCATCATGTACACCAAAATCGGAACAATCAAGATCGCGCCGCCCGCCCCGATCAGACCAAATGAGACTCCGGTCAGAACGATTAAGAAATAGGCAAGAATCAGCACTCTGAGTATTTTGACGGATAGCGTGATTCCCCCCGCTGGTATCCTAAAACTTCATGCATTTTCTTAGCTTTGGCAGAACTTCGCGCGCGCGAGCGATTTGGCTTTTGGGTATCGGTGCCCTCTCCTCGCTCGGTTTCGCTCAACTGAGAGTGGCAACTTGGAACGTCACCAACTTCACGTCGACAGAATCAACTGCCCGAAAAGCCGCCTTCCAAACCGCAATCTTCGGCTCATTCCAAGGTCGCTCGATGAACCCCGACGTCCTCGTAGCGCAAGAAATGCAAGGCTCCGCAAGCGTCACGTCATTCCTCGCCATGCTCAACTCCGCGCCCGGTCAATCCGGTCAATGGGCTGCAGCTACGCCGTTTCTCACCACCGGCGACTCCGACAGTGCCTTCTTCTACCGAACCAACAAAGTCCAATTCCAAAGCCTCGCCAACATCGCCGGCGACCCCCGAAGCACCCAACGCTACGACTTCAAACTCCTCGGCTACGATGCAAGCAGCACAACCAACCCTCTGATGTCGCTCTACTCGTCCCACCTCAAGTCCGGAACGGCCACGGGTGGATCCGAAGAATCCCGAAGGCTATTCGAAGCCCGAAACATCCGCACCGATGCTGCGACCCAATCCGCGGCCGGTCGGAATGTCCTTCTGGGCGGCGATTTTAATATCGGAACCTCCAATGACGACTCCTATCGAGCCCTCATCGACGCCTCAACCACCAACAACAGCGGCGCAACCGTGACCAACGGTCGATTCCACGACCCAATCAACAGCTCATTCACTTCAACGGGTGCAACCGTCACCTGGAACAATAACAACGCGTACCGTTTCCTCCATACCCAAGACCCCTATGGAGCGGGAGGAATGGACGATCGTATGGACTTCATTCTCACCGGAAGCACCATGCGCGATGGCAAGGGCCTAGAATACGTTGGCTCAACGACCGCAGCCTACAGCACAACAACTTGGAATGACCCAAATCACAGCTACCGTGCATGGGGCAACGATGGAACATCGTTCAACTCGACAATCAACACCACCAATAACGCAATGGTCGGAAATACGATCGCTGCCGCAATCCGAGATTCGGTCGGGAACTCCAACCCAAACAACGTTGGTGGACACCTTCCAATCTTCCTTGACCTCAAACTCCCTGCTGACCTGAAAGTCGCTCAATCTAGCCTCAACTTCGGAACCGCGCTGATCGGGTCAACCAGCCAGCTCAGCGTTGATATCAGCAACGCAGTTGATGCAGCCATCTGGGGTGCCTCCGGAGTCCAAAACTCATCCTTCTCCCTATCCCTGTCCGGTACAGGTTTCACCCTCCCCACCGGCGGGACCCTCGCGGCCGGTGGCTCGGTTGCCAAGCTCATCAGCATGGACACCACCTCGACCGGAATCCGAAACGCAGTCCTCCAAATCACCGACAACGCCACTGGCCAGATGCGAACCGTCAACCTAAGCGGAATCGTTGCCGTGCCGGAACCAGCCACCATGGCCGCTCTCGGCCTCGGTGTCGCAGGATTGCTCAGACGAAAGCGCAAGTAAGTGCAACAGGCATACCGGGGCAACTTCCCCGGTATGCTAGCAACTCGCATGAAGAAACTTTGGGGCGGGGCATTTAGCGAGTCCACCGCTGATCTTGTTGATCGATTTGGACAGTCCATCAAGACCGACTTGCACTTTTGGCAAGAGGATCTGATCGGCAGCGTTGCCCACGCGCGGATGCTCGGCGAGACCGGGATTATTTCGAAAGAAGAAGCCAAGATTCTCATTGACGGCCTCGAGAAAATCCACGAAGAGGGTCCTCGGGCGTTAGACGTCGATGTTGAAGACGTTCACACCGCGATCGAATTGAGGCTGAAGGAAATCGTTGGTGATGTTGCCGGGAAGCTCCATACGGCTCGGTCGAGAAACGACCAAGTCGCCACCGCAGCCCGACTCTTCCTGCACAACGAACTGCTCATTGTTCTCGACCTCATCAAGTCGCTTCAAGGCGTCCTCCTCGAGCAAGCAACCGAACACAAAGAGGCACTGATGCCGGGGTACACCCACCAGCAGCACGCTCAGCCGATCACTCTTGGATTCCACCTCATGGGCCATTTCTGGGGGCTTCAGCGGAACGGCTGGCGCGCCGAACGGTTGTTTGAGCTTGCAAACTATTCGCCTTTAGGAGCAGCCGCTCTGGCAGGAACCGGATTTCCGATCGACCGGCACATGACCTCACAGGAGCTCGGCTTTACTGCTCCGATCCCTAATGCTCTGGACGCGACCTCAGATCGCTCTTTCATCTTGGATGCGCTTCACGTCTGCGCGCTCATCATGATCGACCTCAGCCGAATTGCCCAAGAGCTTGTGCTCTGGTCGGGACGCGAATTCGGCTTCGTCAAGCTTCACGATTCTGTGACCACTGGCTCCTCGATCATGCCCCAGAAGCGAAATCCGGACATGGCCGAGCTGATCCGTGGTCGGACCGGACGGGTCATCGCCAACTGGGTGACGATGGCAACCGTCATGAAGGGTCTGCCGCTCGGCTACAACCGAGACACTCAGGAAGATAAACCACCACTGTTTGACTCGCTCGGCAAAATCAAAGATTCGCTCCAGCTCATCCAACTCCAACTCGAAAGTTGCGAGTGGCAGTTAGAGACGATGGCCAACTCAACACGCGGAGATTTCTCAACCGCGACCGATCTGGCGGACTTCCTGGCAACGAGCGGCATGCCGTTCCGAGAGGCTCACGAAGTAGTCGGAAGGGTCGTCATCGGATGCAACGAGCGGGGCATCACCCTGGAAGAGTTGACGGAGAGCAACCTCAAAGAAATCGCTCCTGAGATTCCCTGCGAAGCTCTAAACGTGTTGAAGCCAGAGGACAGCGTTCGGCGCCGAGAATCCTATGGCGGACCCGGTCCGAAAGCAATGTCAGTCCAGCTCGACCTAGCAAAAGTGCTCCACAGCGACCGAGGATTCTCAAAGATCGCCTAGGTATCTTGCCCCAAGGCGAACCTAGTGGGGCATAACCGCGTAACAACTTGTTGGGAGACAACGAAAAATGAAGGGATTTGGATTATTAGGAGCCATTGTGCTCGCGGCGAGCGGCTGGGCGGGGGAGACCCTGACGCTTGAAGATGCGCTTCGCATGGCGAAGGCAAACAACGGAACGCTCAAGGCTGCGGCTTTCGATATCAAAGCTGCGACCGCTCGAAAGGCCCAGGCAACGTCCGCCCTGTTTCCGACCCTCACACCAGCCTTCAGCTTCTCGAAGACCAAGAACGAGCAAGGAAACTCGACGATTGGCGGTACCACCTTTGAATTCGAACAAACCGCAACTCAGGCTCGAATCAACTGGCGCATCCTCGACTCCGGCGAACGACTGACCCAGATTCGATCCGCCCGAGAAGGCGAAGCCGCACAAGTTGCCCAGAGTCGACAGACGTTTCGCCAGGTGATCTTCGGAGTCCATCAGCAGTACATCGAAACCCTTCGCGCCCAGGAGCTTGAGTCACTCGCCGACTATCAGTTCAAACGAGCCGAGACCGTTCTAGAACAGACTAAAGCCCGAGTCAAGGTCGGCGACGCCGCCCGTAGAGAAATCCTTCAGGCCCAAGCGGATACCCTCAACGCATCAGTCAACGTGATCACGGCGAAGAACCGCGTCGATACCAACGCCGCAACGTTGAAGTCGCAAATTGGCCTCCAAAAGGATTTCGACCGCCCAGTTTTGAGTCCGTACAAAGTCGACATTGACAGCCCTTCGGAGCTAGCTAGGGCAGTTGAGGTCGGGATGACCATTCGACCAGACCTCATTTCGCGACGCCGCAACATCGGGGCTACTCAGCAGTCCCTGAGGAACGCCCAGATCGGCGCTGGCCTCCAATGGACCCTCGACTACACGGACACCTCGTTTTTCACACCG encodes the following:
- the argH gene encoding argininosuccinate lyase, whose protein sequence is MKKLWGGAFSESTADLVDRFGQSIKTDLHFWQEDLIGSVAHARMLGETGIISKEEAKILIDGLEKIHEEGPRALDVDVEDVHTAIELRLKEIVGDVAGKLHTARSRNDQVATAARLFLHNELLIVLDLIKSLQGVLLEQATEHKEALMPGYTHQQHAQPITLGFHLMGHFWGLQRNGWRAERLFELANYSPLGAAALAGTGFPIDRHMTSQELGFTAPIPNALDATSDRSFILDALHVCALIMIDLSRIAQELVLWSGREFGFVKLHDSVTTGSSIMPQKRNPDMAELIRGRTGRVIANWVTMATVMKGLPLGYNRDTQEDKPPLFDSLGKIKDSLQLIQLQLESCEWQLETMANSTRGDFSTATDLADFLATSGMPFREAHEVVGRVVIGCNERGITLEELTESNLKEIAPEIPCEALNVLKPEDSVRRRESYGGPGPKAMSVQLDLAKVLHSDRGFSKIA
- a CDS encoding endonuclease/exonuclease/phosphatase family protein translates to MHFLSFGRTSRARAIWLLGIGALSSLGFAQLRVATWNVTNFTSTESTARKAAFQTAIFGSFQGRSMNPDVLVAQEMQGSASVTSFLAMLNSAPGQSGQWAAATPFLTTGDSDSAFFYRTNKVQFQSLANIAGDPRSTQRYDFKLLGYDASSTTNPLMSLYSSHLKSGTATGGSEESRRLFEARNIRTDAATQSAAGRNVLLGGDFNIGTSNDDSYRALIDASTTNNSGATVTNGRFHDPINSSFTSTGATVTWNNNNAYRFLHTQDPYGAGGMDDRMDFILTGSTMRDGKGLEYVGSTTAAYSTTTWNDPNHSYRAWGNDGTSFNSTINTTNNAMVGNTIAAAIRDSVGNSNPNNVGGHLPIFLDLKLPADLKVAQSSLNFGTALIGSTSQLSVDISNAVDAAIWGASGVQNSSFSLSLSGTGFTLPTGGTLAAGGSVAKLISMDTTSTGIRNAVLQITDNATGQMRTVNLSGIVAVPEPATMAALGLGVAGLLRRKRK
- a CDS encoding sulfite exporter TauE/SafE family protein, translating into MLILAYFLIVLTGVSFGLIGAGGAILIVPILVYMMGIESGAATGYALPISLLVSGTGAWIARKQGQVDLARAVQFGVPTALSTFATRKLLVPQLPATLLGLPKSSALMFGFALILVGASVSMFFSNRVKSHEDSHPWTGTVLGLGVGVISGLFGIGGGFMIVPILAVFFGIDMKKAVGTSLTAVVMITFLGFVAEFLNHPQLPWAFLGGVTACAASGMVVGSVLRERVDSAGLRAGFKWFVLAVAVMVVGLELWKLGSVPGF
- a CDS encoding caspase family protein; the encoded protein is MRQKQVRWLLFAILTWVATLGLAQAPTPGRELPLVQPHRRALIIGAADYQHLSKLNYPGSDARRFREELISSYRFTPDSIQLISNEPEANAKPTSEGIRDSLEKLLKDPTLNKGDLFILFFSGHGMGTPKGDYLCPVDATAANIEQTGVPVQEIVGKFVSAGLRNVLVITDACRAGDKNDFGTELIELGKKSNIAILLGCEPGTKSYESPKLKSGVFTHFLIRALENKTLRSSMGSLWASSVATSVAKNAFGYTQPDYGNSAQKPTAWTDESKDILLGAFPSEITTRFSLKAIEEEAGKSDPARYSDALLEHATNFAAAGNYEQAIPALKVVESISPDNLSAKFLLACSLLGTGRYGESERLYREIRIAGNETYSPLATLWTPSRSVAPLDRVEAAQQLVRTYAPSEDILVTVWGSMRAYASGSEVTNFCRSILPSTDPNSMIHFILKADLAIGEGKVDEAILAYQTADLCPPTTYVNRYLVRILHSRLLGDLDRYDALISLLKEPFDAGPHQATWLASSAWGLRRAGDIKGSVETAQRAAKTKGLLGDAACLSVQMAGVEAGSLAADLALRLKESPFDWKLRYAALFSEAMQKQDPNLVANAFTEVQKYCDDPVNLLLQVYELNDAIFEDAIENHGAETSVRSDFDNSIYKQWIGLIDKFGTSESLWNKLGITALRLGEGPRIFNLMQTLTGESAVKGRLGNLYYQTRYLLANAAEDIDAMRQCVLAAGVMESDRIDMKWSFAAHLTMVGQYKEAAELTKGLPGGSFMIGPMREVVLAGSKFKSGDKNAFEAILKTEVEHEVQAVAKQIAAVILAQNGRAKEVEKILAEANPNGKVTNQSASIHCVAEYAKLLQKEKRTKEQDDLAYRSSTANIGNPILAAIPFSTPVTVPAELDLIWVGEDFADEKNPTHTLQIDGFGAGSATLKLTSKPDDTVTGTLQIDKGETYTITGKVDPLGNLRASATTGGQSAQLLAKLLPAARIKDQALVLRLPNHKQFQLVIKQKSQ
- a CDS encoding TolC family protein, encoding MKGFGLLGAIVLAASGWAGETLTLEDALRMAKANNGTLKAAAFDIKAATARKAQATSALFPTLTPAFSFSKTKNEQGNSTIGGTTFEFEQTATQARINWRILDSGERLTQIRSAREGEAAQVAQSRQTFRQVIFGVHQQYIETLRAQELESLADYQFKRAETVLEQTKARVKVGDAARREILQAQADTLNASVNVITAKNRVDTNAATLKSQIGLQKDFDRPVLSPYKVDIDSPSELARAVEVGMTIRPDLISRRRNIGATQQSLRNAQIGAGLQWTLDYTDTSFFTPTTGNNQNISFLLRYPLFDGGNARSAVAIQRATLESANATLSQAERDARSEIESAFITFSQNKSRAEAAEKALDAAKLNFEATTESRRLGASDLIDLLTAQVSLATAESNRIDAKYDLLISQLRLQLVTGMPIPGEDN